A part of Leifsonia xyli subsp. xyli str. CTCB07 genomic DNA contains:
- a CDS encoding EamA family transporter, with amino-acid sequence MVAVHQVVTAVAVLPFYRPKRTELTWRRLWPALTLGVVLSAMNLSFYEAVGRLGLGMAATIEFLGPFALALFGSRRPLDVCCALAAAAGVVLLTGTEGAMDPLGVVLALTAAASWAAYILLTRQVAMRLPGLEGLSVASVVATVLTVPIALVTLDSSRIDWRVAGLLLTAGILSSAVPYSLDTFILRRIRPRLYAVITSLGPVIATVFGVLVLDERFTAVQLAGILIVCAAAVTLATQREEPRSELESAAGSLP; translated from the coding sequence GTGGTGGCCGTGCACCAGGTCGTGACCGCCGTCGCCGTTTTGCCGTTCTACCGGCCGAAACGCACGGAACTCACCTGGCGACGGCTCTGGCCGGCGCTCACGCTCGGGGTCGTGCTGTCCGCGATGAACCTCAGCTTCTACGAGGCCGTCGGCCGGCTGGGGCTCGGCATGGCCGCCACCATCGAGTTCCTCGGCCCGTTCGCGCTGGCTCTTTTCGGTTCGCGCCGCCCGCTGGATGTGTGCTGCGCCCTCGCCGCAGCCGCCGGCGTCGTTCTGCTGACCGGGACAGAAGGCGCGATGGACCCGCTCGGCGTCGTGCTCGCGCTGACCGCCGCCGCGTCCTGGGCCGCCTACATCCTGCTGACCCGGCAGGTGGCGATGCGGCTTCCGGGGCTGGAGGGGCTCAGCGTTGCGAGCGTGGTGGCCACTGTCCTGACCGTGCCCATCGCTCTGGTCACGCTGGACTCCTCGCGCATCGACTGGCGGGTCGCGGGTCTGCTGCTGACCGCCGGCATCCTCTCCTCGGCGGTGCCCTACAGCCTCGACACGTTCATCCTGCGGCGGATCAGACCCCGTTTGTATGCGGTGATCACAAGCCTCGGCCCGGTCATCGCGACCGTGTTCGGCGTGCTCGTCCTGGACGAACGTTTCACGGCTGTCCAGCTCGCCGGCATCCTGATCGTGTGCGCCGCCGCCGTCACCCTCGCGACGCAACGCGAAGAACCCCGCTCCGAACTCGAG
- a CDS encoding ANTAR domain-containing response regulator, whose protein sequence is MTDQETTPTAPHRVVVAEDESLIRLDIVEILSDNGFEVVGEAGDGETAVALATELRPDLVIMDVKLPQLDGISAAERLSKDQIAPVVLLTAFSQRELVERASEAGALAYVVKPFTPNDLLPAIEIALARHQQILALAAEVTDMVQRFETRKLVDRAKGLLNEKMGLSEPDAFRWIQKASMDRRLTMHDVAQAIIEQLAPKK, encoded by the coding sequence GTGACTGACCAGGAAACCACCCCCACCGCACCCCACCGCGTTGTCGTCGCGGAAGATGAGTCGCTTATCCGGCTCGACATCGTGGAGATCCTGAGCGACAACGGTTTCGAGGTCGTCGGGGAAGCCGGTGACGGCGAGACCGCTGTCGCGCTGGCGACCGAGCTCCGCCCTGATCTGGTGATCATGGATGTCAAGCTGCCTCAGCTGGATGGGATCTCTGCCGCTGAGCGCCTGTCCAAGGACCAGATCGCTCCCGTCGTGCTGCTGACCGCGTTCAGCCAGAGGGAACTCGTCGAGCGTGCCAGCGAAGCGGGCGCGCTCGCCTATGTCGTCAAACCGTTCACCCCGAACGACCTCCTGCCCGCCATCGAGATCGCCCTTGCGCGCCACCAGCAGATCCTCGCCCTCGCGGCGGAGGTCACCGATATGGTGCAGCGCTTCGAGACCCGCAAGCTCGTGGACCGCGCCAAAGGCCTCCTGAACGAGAAGATGGGCCTCTCCGAGCCCGACGCCTTCCGCTGGATACAGAAAGCCTCCATGGACCGCCGTCTCACCATGCACGACGTCGCCCAGGCCATCATCGAGCAGCTCGCCCCCAAGAAATAG